A window of the Burkholderia sp. 9120 genome harbors these coding sequences:
- the trxA gene encoding thioredoxin TrxA has product MSENIKHISDASFEQDVVKSDKPVLLDFWAEWCGPCKMIAPILDEVAKDYADRLQIAKINVDEHQSTPVKFGVRGIPTLILFKNGAVAAQKVGALSKSQLTAFLDGNL; this is encoded by the coding sequence ATGAGCGAAAACATCAAGCATATTAGCGACGCATCGTTCGAACAGGACGTCGTGAAATCCGATAAACCCGTGCTGCTCGATTTCTGGGCTGAATGGTGCGGTCCGTGCAAGATGATCGCGCCGATCCTCGACGAAGTCGCGAAGGATTATGCCGATCGCCTGCAAATCGCCAAGATCAACGTCGACGAACATCAATCGACGCCGGTCAAGTTCGGGGTGCGCGGTATCCCCACGCTGATCCTCTTCAAGAACGGCGCAGTCGCCGCGCAGAAAGTCGGCGCACTGTCGAAGTCGCAACTCACCGCGTTCCTCGACGGCAACCTGTAA
- the rho gene encoding transcription termination factor Rho, with product MHLSELKTLHVSELIEMANGLEIESANRLRKQELMFAILKKRAKTGDTIFGDGTLEVLPDGFGFLRSPETSYLASTDDIYISPSQIRRFNLHTGDTIEGEVRTPKDGERYFALVKVDKVNGQPPEASKHKIMFENLTPLHPNKVLLLEREMRGEENVTGRIIDMIAPIGKGQRGLLVASPKSGKTVMLQHIAHAIKQNHPDVVLFVLLIDERPEEVTEMQRSVAGEVIASTFDEPAARHVQVAEMVIEKAKRLVEMKNDVVILLDSITRLARAYNTVVPASGKVLTGGVDANALQRPKRFFGAARNIEEGGSLTIIGTALIETGSRMDDVIYEEFKGTGNMEVHLERRLAEKRVYPSINLNKSGTRREELLIKPEVLQKIWVLRKFIHDMDEVESMEFLLDKIRQTKSNSEFFDMMRRGGGS from the coding sequence ATGCATTTATCCGAGCTTAAGACTCTGCACGTGTCCGAATTGATCGAGATGGCCAATGGCCTCGAGATCGAAAGTGCAAACCGCCTGCGCAAGCAGGAACTGATGTTTGCCATTCTAAAAAAACGCGCCAAAACAGGCGACACGATCTTCGGCGACGGCACGCTCGAAGTGCTGCCGGACGGCTTCGGCTTCCTGCGTTCGCCGGAAACCTCGTACCTCGCCAGCACGGACGACATTTACATCAGCCCGTCGCAAATCCGCCGCTTCAACCTGCATACGGGTGACACGATCGAAGGTGAAGTGCGCACGCCGAAAGACGGCGAACGCTATTTCGCGCTGGTGAAAGTGGACAAGGTCAACGGCCAGCCGCCGGAAGCCTCGAAGCACAAGATCATGTTCGAAAATCTGACGCCGCTGCACCCGAACAAGGTGCTGCTGCTCGAACGTGAAATGCGTGGCGAAGAAAACGTCACGGGCCGCATCATCGACATGATCGCGCCGATCGGCAAGGGCCAGCGCGGCCTGCTGGTGGCCTCGCCGAAGTCCGGCAAGACCGTGATGCTTCAGCACATCGCGCATGCGATCAAGCAGAACCATCCCGACGTTGTGCTGTTCGTGCTGCTGATCGACGAACGCCCTGAAGAAGTGACCGAAATGCAGCGTTCGGTGGCCGGCGAAGTGATCGCCTCCACGTTCGACGAACCCGCCGCGCGTCACGTGCAAGTCGCCGAAATGGTGATCGAAAAAGCCAAGCGCCTCGTCGAAATGAAGAACGACGTGGTGATTCTGCTCGACTCGATTACACGTCTCGCGCGCGCCTACAACACGGTCGTGCCGGCTTCCGGCAAGGTGCTGACCGGTGGTGTCGACGCCAACGCGCTGCAACGTCCGAAGCGCTTCTTCGGCGCCGCGCGCAATATCGAGGAAGGCGGTTCGCTGACCATCATCGGTACGGCACTGATCGAAACCGGCAGCCGCATGGACGACGTGATCTACGAAGAGTTCAAGGGCACCGGCAACATGGAAGTGCACCTGGAACGCCGTCTCGCTGAAAAGCGCGTCTACCCGTCGATCAACCTGAACAAGTCCGGCACGCGCCGCGAAGAACTGCTGATCAAGCCCGAAGTGCTGCAAAAGATCTGGGTGCTGCGCAAATTCATTCACGACATGGACGAAGTCGAGTCGATGGAATTCCTGCTCGACAAGATTCGCCAGACGAAGAGCAACTCCGAATTCTTCGACATGATGCGTCGCGGCGGCGGCAGCTAA
- a CDS encoding MerR family transcriptional regulator produces MPTDSPTLTVRDAAERLGVTPRTLKYYEERGLVSPTRSEGRYRLYDEEDLKRFGRILRLRSLGFSLHSVTEMLKRPLEPVDGGLRYSTESLQQIHDAIAQQVEALDARIESMRRELKEAQKLRAELSPDVDYLKRRLAGENAEALLAQRRTARAKSK; encoded by the coding sequence ATGCCAACGGATTCCCCCACTCTCACGGTGCGCGACGCCGCCGAACGGCTCGGCGTCACACCGCGCACCCTGAAGTACTACGAGGAACGCGGCCTCGTTTCGCCCACGCGCAGCGAGGGTCGCTACCGGCTTTACGACGAGGAAGATCTGAAACGTTTCGGGCGCATTCTGCGGTTGCGCTCGCTGGGTTTTTCGCTGCATAGCGTGACCGAAATGCTCAAGCGGCCGCTGGAACCCGTCGACGGCGGCCTGCGCTATTCGACCGAATCGCTGCAGCAGATTCACGACGCCATCGCGCAACAGGTCGAAGCGCTCGACGCCCGTATCGAATCGATGCGCCGGGAACTCAAGGAAGCGCAAAAGCTGCGCGCCGAACTGAGCCCCGACGTCGATTATCTGAAGCGGCGCCTCGCGGGTGAAAACGCGGAGGCGTTGCTGGCGCAACGGCGCACCGCGCGCGCCAAATCGAAATGA
- a CDS encoding MFS transporter has translation MTAASPRAPLFSVDKLRGDFFPWVLAVVTGLDYFDNSIFSFFTSYIAGGINASPDELVWASSAYAVAAVLGILQQQWWVERVGYRRYVAGCMLLYAGGAVAAALCESSIELAFARGVQGYFIGPMMGTCRILIQMSFTPQQRPAATRAFLVLIVLSSALAPLIGGQLVAHFDWRALFLCTAPVGILFAILALLALPNAGNRLPEERGSAHFWPYLIFAFAQGALQIVMQQVRFQLFSASPGLILLTVAGITALGWFAYQQWHHPSPLMRLHALREKVFQVGLVLYMFYYYISTVFSYLISRFLESGLGYPVENTGRLVGVTSLISASALFVYLRYAKLLPRKKWVIVPGFVVAAFAAAWMTRMSPGVGEAALIVPLLLRGLLLLFIVLPVANLTFRIFAIEEFTHGYRLKNIVRQLTISFATASVIIVEQHRQALHQTRLAEFVNPYNPLFQNSLAALTQGFTAGGRSPSEAHSLAIVEISRTVATQASFLASLDGFTFLVGIAICGGIFAAWQKQID, from the coding sequence ATGACCGCGGCCTCCCCCCGCGCGCCGCTATTCAGCGTCGACAAACTGCGCGGCGATTTTTTCCCCTGGGTGCTGGCCGTCGTCACCGGCCTCGACTACTTCGACAACTCGATCTTTTCGTTTTTCACGAGCTATATCGCCGGCGGCATCAACGCCTCGCCCGACGAACTCGTGTGGGCCTCGAGCGCCTATGCGGTCGCCGCCGTGCTCGGCATCCTGCAGCAGCAATGGTGGGTCGAGCGCGTCGGCTACCGGCGTTATGTCGCCGGCTGCATGCTGCTCTATGCGGGCGGCGCGGTGGCCGCGGCGCTGTGCGAATCGTCGATCGAACTCGCGTTCGCGCGCGGCGTTCAAGGCTACTTTATCGGCCCGATGATGGGCACCTGCCGCATTCTGATCCAGATGAGCTTCACGCCGCAGCAGCGGCCCGCCGCCACCCGCGCGTTTCTCGTGCTGATCGTGTTGAGCAGCGCCCTCGCGCCGCTGATCGGCGGTCAACTGGTTGCGCATTTCGACTGGCGAGCGCTCTTTCTATGTACGGCGCCGGTCGGCATTCTGTTCGCCATACTCGCGTTGCTTGCGCTGCCCAACGCCGGCAACCGCCTGCCTGAAGAGCGCGGCTCGGCGCATTTCTGGCCATACCTGATCTTCGCGTTCGCCCAGGGCGCGCTGCAAATCGTCATGCAGCAGGTGCGCTTCCAGTTGTTCAGCGCGTCGCCCGGCCTGATTCTGCTGACGGTCGCCGGCATTACCGCGCTCGGCTGGTTCGCCTATCAGCAATGGCATCATCCGTCGCCGCTCATGCGTCTGCATGCGTTGCGCGAGAAGGTCTTTCAGGTCGGACTCGTGCTGTACATGTTCTATTACTACATCTCGACCGTGTTCAGCTATCTGATCTCGCGCTTTCTCGAGAGCGGCCTCGGTTATCCCGTCGAAAACACCGGACGACTGGTTGGCGTCACATCGCTGATATCGGCCAGCGCGCTGTTCGTTTATCTGCGCTATGCAAAGCTGCTGCCGCGCAAGAAGTGGGTCATCGTGCCGGGCTTCGTGGTGGCCGCATTCGCGGCGGCATGGATGACCCGTATGTCGCCCGGCGTCGGCGAGGCGGCGCTAATCGTGCCATTGCTGTTGCGCGGCCTGCTGTTGCTGTTCATCGTGCTGCCGGTCGCCAATCTGACCTTCAGAATCTTCGCGATCGAAGAATTCACGCACGGCTACCGGTTGAAAAATATCGTGCGGCAACTGACTATCTCGTTCGCGACGGCGTCGGTCATCATCGTCGAACAGCATCGCCAGGCGCTGCATCAAACTCGCCTCGCGGAGTTCGTGAATCCGTACAATCCGTTATTCCAGAACTCGCTTGCCGCCTTGACTCAAGGGTTCACCGCCGGCGGCCGCTCGCCTTCCGAGGCGCATTCGCTGGCAATCGTGGAAATCAGCCGGACAGTCGCGACCCAGGCCAGCTTTCTGGCCTCGCTGGACGGCTTCACCTTCCTCGTCGGCATTGCGATATGCGGCGGCATCTTTGCCGCGTGGCAAAAACAGATCGACTAA
- a CDS encoding M90 family metallopeptidase — protein MLTKFTQWLGTRRRDRALRDYAIDDALWQATLDGLPFFAHLEAPDLARLRELTSLFIAQKEFSTAHELELTDSMTVAIAAQACLPVLNLSLDLYRGWVGVIVYPGEFVIRKTVEDEDGVVHEVEQDASGEAWEGGPVVLSWEDAQMTDGTDAYNVVIHEFAHKIDMLNGEADGHPPLMRRWHAPLDAQAWADVFDHAYDQFCAKVDAVPERRWARFERESLIDPYAADHPSEFFAVCSEALFAQPQAFEAAYPELYRLLARFYRQDPARVGLTFTAD, from the coding sequence ATGCTCACGAAATTCACCCAATGGCTGGGCACGCGCCGCCGCGACCGCGCGCTGCGCGACTACGCGATCGACGACGCGTTGTGGCAAGCCACGCTCGACGGCCTGCCGTTCTTCGCGCATCTCGAAGCGCCGGACCTGGCGCGGCTGCGCGAACTGACCAGCCTGTTCATCGCGCAAAAGGAATTCTCGACCGCGCACGAGCTCGAACTCACTGACTCGATGACCGTGGCGATTGCCGCCCAGGCTTGCCTGCCGGTGCTGAATCTGAGCCTCGACCTGTATCGCGGCTGGGTCGGCGTGATCGTCTATCCGGGCGAGTTCGTGATCCGCAAGACGGTCGAGGACGAAGACGGCGTGGTCCACGAAGTCGAGCAGGACGCGAGCGGCGAGGCGTGGGAAGGCGGCCCCGTGGTGTTGTCGTGGGAAGACGCGCAGATGACGGACGGCACGGACGCCTACAACGTGGTGATTCACGAATTCGCCCACAAGATCGACATGCTGAACGGCGAGGCGGACGGCCATCCGCCGCTGATGCGCCGCTGGCACGCGCCGCTCGACGCGCAGGCGTGGGCGGACGTGTTCGATCACGCGTACGACCAGTTCTGCGCGAAAGTCGATGCTGTGCCGGAGCGGCGCTGGGCGCGCTTCGAGCGCGAGTCGCTGATCGATCCTTATGCGGCGGACCATCCGTCGGAATTTTTTGCCGTTTGCAGCGAGGCGCTATTCGCGCAGCCGCAGGCGTTCGAGGCGGCCTACCCGGAGTTGTACCGGTTGCTGGCGCGCTTTTACCGGCAGGATCCGGCGCGAGTCGGACTGACGTTTACCGCGGATTGA
- a CDS encoding type B 50S ribosomal protein L31 — translation MKEGIHPNYREVLFIDMSIDFKFVTRSTIITRETGEFEGKTYPLAKIEVSSESHPFYTGQQKIMDTAGRVEKFNKKFGTRATGKAAAK, via the coding sequence ATGAAAGAAGGCATTCACCCGAATTACCGCGAAGTTCTGTTCATCGACATGTCGATCGACTTCAAGTTCGTGACGCGCTCCACCATCATCACGCGTGAGACCGGCGAATTCGAGGGCAAGACCTACCCGCTGGCCAAGATCGAAGTGTCGTCGGAATCGCATCCGTTCTACACCGGTCAACAAAAGATCATGGACACGGCAGGCCGCGTCGAGAAGTTCAACAAGAAGTTCGGCACGCGCGCTACCGGCAAGGCAGCAGCAAAGTAA
- a CDS encoding UDP phosphate-alpha-4-amino-4-deoxy-L-arabinose arabinosyl transferase, whose translation MRPVVRLTASATSALPRWLLLTICIVYASFGLFGRDPWKNEDAAGFGVMWTMANGGAHDWLLPNLVGKYITEDGPLGYWLGASAIRALAPWVDASNASRVFTGLLFCAACAFVWYAAYLLGRRAEVQPFKYAFGGEPEPRDYGRTLADGALLILLACFGLAERGHETTPQLAQFVGIAMMVYGLVRTIDKPIQGSLVWGVALGLVTLASSPVLVGALLLGTLAMPLIVREARSRWLPLAGLPVALVLALAWPIAALTAYPDDAVWYLNQWVHVSLSSFAGPPGSVAAYALKNLPLFTWPAWPLALWAWFSWSGLRRAPHVAIPLSVIGPLLVLVVLQSHQSNRLYMLLLPPLAVLAAFALPTLKRGAINAIDWFALLSFTILGSFVWLVYVAGLTGFPHPLARNLARLAPGFAPQFKILSFVCAVAVTVCWFLLVRWRLARHPKVLWRSVVLSSAGTTLMWVLLMTLALPVVNYSRTYKDVAQQIASHLPEDYTCISPVRLGNAQIATFAYFGDMHFAFDQDCDVILRQDTQEYGDPSSMPDYIWKLVWEGRRVADRDERFRLYVRIDRPKPPVVKRRSWHKKPD comes from the coding sequence ATGAGACCTGTCGTTCGCCTCACTGCCTCCGCGACGAGTGCCCTGCCGCGCTGGCTGCTGCTGACTATCTGTATCGTCTACGCGTCGTTCGGGCTATTCGGCCGTGATCCGTGGAAGAACGAGGACGCAGCAGGCTTCGGCGTCATGTGGACCATGGCGAACGGCGGCGCCCACGACTGGCTGCTGCCGAACCTGGTCGGCAAATACATCACCGAAGACGGCCCGCTCGGCTACTGGCTCGGCGCCAGCGCGATCCGCGCGCTTGCGCCGTGGGTCGACGCGAGCAACGCGTCGCGCGTTTTCACGGGCCTGCTGTTCTGCGCGGCCTGCGCGTTCGTCTGGTACGCCGCCTACCTGCTCGGCCGGCGCGCCGAGGTCCAACCGTTCAAATACGCATTCGGCGGCGAGCCGGAACCGCGCGACTACGGCCGCACGCTCGCCGACGGCGCGCTGCTGATCCTGCTCGCCTGCTTCGGACTGGCCGAACGCGGCCACGAGACCACGCCGCAACTGGCGCAGTTCGTCGGCATCGCGATGATGGTGTATGGACTTGTGCGCACCATCGACAAACCCATTCAAGGCTCGCTGGTGTGGGGCGTCGCGCTCGGCCTCGTCACGCTGGCGAGCAGCCCCGTGCTGGTCGGCGCGCTGCTGCTCGGCACGCTGGCCATGCCGCTGATCGTGCGCGAGGCGCGTTCGCGCTGGCTGCCGCTGGCCGGCTTGCCGGTCGCGCTCGTGCTGGCGCTCGCCTGGCCGATCGCCGCGCTCACCGCCTATCCCGACGACGCCGTCTGGTATCTGAATCAGTGGGTTCACGTCAGCTTGAGCTCGTTCGCCGGCCCGCCCGGCTCGGTCGCCGCATACGCGCTGAAAAACCTGCCGCTCTTCACGTGGCCCGCCTGGCCGCTCGCCTTGTGGGCGTGGTTCAGCTGGTCGGGGCTGCGGCGCGCGCCGCACGTGGCGATTCCGCTGTCGGTGATCGGACCGCTGCTGGTGCTGGTGGTCCTGCAAAGCCATCAGTCGAACCGGCTTTACATGCTGCTGTTGCCGCCACTTGCGGTGCTGGCCGCGTTCGCGCTGCCCACGCTCAAGCGCGGCGCGATCAACGCGATCGACTGGTTCGCGCTCCTGAGCTTCACGATACTCGGCAGTTTCGTCTGGCTGGTGTACGTGGCCGGGCTGACCGGTTTCCCGCATCCGCTCGCGCGCAACCTCGCGCGTCTCGCGCCGGGCTTCGCGCCGCAGTTCAAGATTCTGTCGTTCGTCTGTGCGGTCGCGGTGACGGTCTGCTGGTTCCTGCTGGTGCGCTGGCGCCTCGCGCGTCATCCGAAGGTGCTGTGGCGCAGCGTCGTGCTCTCGAGCGCCGGCACCACGCTGATGTGGGTTCTGCTGATGACGCTGGCGCTGCCGGTCGTCAACTACAGCCGGACCTATAAAGACGTTGCCCAACAGATCGCGAGCCATCTGCCGGAGGACTACACCTGCATTTCGCCGGTGCGTCTGGGCAATGCGCAGATCGCGACGTTCGCCTATTTCGGCGACATGCACTTCGCGTTCGACCAGGACTGCGACGTGATCCTGCGCCAGGACACTCAGGAATACGGCGACCCGAGCTCGATGCCCGACTACATCTGGAAGCTCGTGTGGGAAGGCCGCCGCGTGGCCGACCGCGACGAACGTTTCCGCCTGTACGTGCGGATCGACCGGCCCAAGCCGCCGGTCGTCAAACGCCGCAGCTGGCACAAGAAGCCCGACTGA
- a CDS encoding MATE family efflux transporter, with protein sequence MLADVRKIAALAWPVLIGQLAIIAFGVIDTAMVGRYSAVDLAALGLGSSIYISVYIGLTGILTALQPITAQLYGARRYAEIGEEVRQALWLALALTVIGFLILYFPGPVLHVARVPEALHERTVAYLRILAFGLPAGLTFRVYSSITNAVGKPRLVMILQIGALLLKIPLNTWFIFGGFGLPALGGPGCALASTLINWGLATLGMVLLTRVDLFKPFEIFAHFCWPVWRRQAAQLRLGIPMGLSYLIEVTSYTFMALFIARFGTTTLAGHQIAGNIGAVLYMTPLSIGIASSTLVAQALGAHRPEAARTLSRHGIVMAMAIACCYGAIMLVLRPYVIEGYTTNAQVAAAALPLVLIVVCYHLFDALQITTAFVLRAYKVAVVPTVIYAVALWGVGLGGGYMLGFNVTGVTPEWLTGARGFWVANTLSLAIAGIGLLMYWRTVSKRYLREGAGLPVDSAV encoded by the coding sequence ATGCTCGCCGACGTACGGAAAATCGCCGCGCTCGCCTGGCCCGTGCTGATCGGCCAACTGGCGATCATCGCTTTCGGCGTGATCGATACGGCGATGGTCGGCCGCTATTCGGCCGTCGATCTGGCCGCGCTGGGGCTCGGCTCGTCGATCTATATTTCCGTCTACATCGGCCTGACCGGCATTCTGACCGCGTTGCAGCCGATCACCGCGCAACTCTACGGCGCGCGCCGCTACGCCGAGATCGGCGAAGAAGTCCGTCAGGCGCTGTGGCTCGCGCTGGCGCTCACCGTGATCGGCTTCCTGATCCTGTATTTTCCGGGGCCCGTGCTGCATGTGGCGCGCGTGCCCGAGGCGCTGCACGAGCGCACGGTCGCGTATCTGCGGATTCTGGCGTTCGGCCTGCCGGCCGGCCTCACGTTTCGCGTCTATAGCTCGATCACCAATGCGGTCGGCAAGCCGCGGCTGGTGATGATCCTGCAGATCGGCGCGCTGCTGCTCAAGATTCCGCTCAACACCTGGTTCATCTTCGGCGGGTTCGGTTTGCCGGCGCTCGGCGGGCCGGGTTGCGCGCTCGCCAGCACCCTCATCAACTGGGGACTCGCGACGCTCGGCATGGTGCTGCTGACGCGCGTCGATCTGTTCAAGCCGTTCGAGATCTTCGCGCACTTCTGCTGGCCGGTCTGGCGTCGTCAGGCGGCGCAGTTGCGGCTGGGCATTCCGATGGGCCTGTCGTACCTGATCGAAGTCACGTCGTACACGTTCATGGCGCTGTTCATCGCGCGCTTCGGCACGACGACGCTCGCCGGCCATCAGATCGCCGGCAACATCGGCGCGGTGCTGTATATGACGCCGCTGTCGATCGGCATTGCATCGTCGACGCTGGTCGCGCAGGCGCTCGGCGCGCATCGCCCGGAAGCGGCGCGTACGCTGTCGCGCCACGGCATCGTGATGGCGATGGCGATCGCCTGCTGCTACGGCGCGATCATGCTGGTGCTGCGGCCGTATGTGATCGAAGGCTATACGACCAATGCGCAGGTCGCGGCGGCGGCGCTGCCGCTGGTGTTGATCGTCGTGTGCTATCACCTGTTCGACGCGTTGCAGATCACGACCGCCTTCGTGCTGCGCGCGTATAAGGTGGCGGTCGTGCCGACCGTGATCTACGCGGTTGCGTTGTGGGGCGTGGGACTGGGCGGCGGCTACATGCTCGGCTTCAATGTGACCGGCGTGACGCCGGAGTGGCTGACCGGCGCACGGGGTTTCTGGGTCGCGAATACGTTGAGCCTGGCGATCGCCGGTATCGGTTTGCTGATGTACTGGCGGACGGTAAGCAAGCGGTATTTGCGCGAGGGTGCGGGGCTGCCGGTCGATTCGGCGGTTTGA
- a CDS encoding carboxymuconolactone decarboxylase family protein: MNHAHNDRYTRGWDKLKEIDGSAGEQVIAALAPIAPDFGRLLIEFGFGDIYSRPQLDLRAREIATIASLATLGCAQPQLKVHIEAALNVGCTREEIVEVFMQMALYAGFPAALNALFAAREIFERHDREAEAAQAMLTPEAAHAG, encoded by the coding sequence ATGAACCACGCACACAACGATCGCTATACCCGAGGCTGGGACAAACTGAAGGAAATCGACGGCTCGGCCGGCGAACAGGTTATCGCCGCGCTCGCGCCGATTGCGCCGGATTTCGGCCGGCTGCTGATCGAGTTCGGTTTCGGCGATATTTATAGCCGGCCGCAGCTCGATCTGCGGGCGCGTGAGATCGCGACGATTGCGTCATTGGCGACGCTCGGTTGCGCGCAGCCGCAGTTGAAGGTGCATATCGAGGCGGCGTTGAACGTCGGCTGCACGCGCGAGGAGATCGTCGAGGTGTTTATGCAGATGGCGCTTTATGCGGGCTTTCCGGCCGCGCTGAATGCGTTGTTCGCAGCGCGTGAAATTTTCGAGCGGCATGATCGGGAGGCTGAGGCGGCGCAGGCAATGTTGACGCCTGAAGCGGCGCACGCCGGCTGA
- a CDS encoding MerR family transcriptional regulator, which translates to MSTISKALTIGQVAQTLGVSAHTLRYYEQAGLIRAVGRTEAGHRLYSPADLDWLRFVMRLKATGMPIAGMQAFAALRADGQPTMGARRDLLVAHRDAVLARIAELQLNLGAIVDKIAYYEAAAQAPIADGSTRHTDEPQALSHSEKDSP; encoded by the coding sequence ATGTCGACTATCTCCAAAGCACTCACCATCGGGCAGGTCGCGCAAACGCTCGGCGTGTCCGCGCACACGCTGCGCTATTACGAACAGGCTGGCCTGATTCGGGCGGTCGGGCGGACGGAGGCGGGTCATCGCCTGTATTCGCCGGCCGATCTCGACTGGCTGCGCTTCGTGATGCGTCTGAAGGCGACCGGCATGCCGATCGCCGGGATGCAGGCGTTTGCGGCGCTACGCGCCGACGGTCAGCCGACCATGGGGGCGCGGCGCGATTTGCTGGTGGCGCATCGGGATGCGGTTTTGGCGCGGATCGCCGAGTTGCAGCTCAATCTCGGCGCGATCGTCGACAAGATCGCTTATTACGAAGCGGCCGCGCAAGCACCAATTGCGGATGGTTCGACACGACACACCGACGAACCCCAGGCGCTTTCACATTCGGAAAAGGACTCACCATGA
- a CDS encoding helix-hairpin-helix domain-containing protein, with translation MLKKLLMLCVALALSLSAGFAAAVEVNSADQAALESVKGIGPVHAKAIIDERTKNGPFKNADDLAARVKGIGTKSVTNLEAAGLTINGSATPPTGAKAATKSGSSASSKATPAATTTAATTATAPMDASSAKPSKKKSKAAASAAAAASATASAPADASSTKASKKKAKKSKAASAAAGSGGA, from the coding sequence ATGCTGAAGAAGCTTTTAATGCTTTGCGTTGCATTGGCTTTATCGCTGTCGGCCGGATTTGCCGCTGCCGTGGAAGTGAATTCCGCCGATCAGGCGGCGCTCGAATCGGTCAAGGGTATCGGCCCGGTGCATGCCAAAGCGATCATCGACGAACGCACCAAAAATGGCCCGTTCAAGAATGCCGATGATCTCGCCGCACGCGTCAAAGGCATCGGCACGAAGTCGGTCACGAACCTCGAAGCAGCCGGGCTGACCATTAACGGTTCAGCCACCCCGCCGACCGGCGCCAAGGCCGCGACGAAGTCGGGCAGCAGCGCGAGCAGCAAAGCAACGCCGGCAGCAACTACGACCGCCGCGACCACGGCAACTGCGCCGATGGATGCGTCGAGCGCGAAGCCGTCGAAGAAGAAGAGCAAGGCGGCGGCCTCCGCTGCGGCGGCGGCTTCCGCGACAGCCAGCGCGCCGGCCGACGCATCCAGCACCAAGGCATCGAAAAAGAAGGCAAAGAAGAGCAAGGCAGCATCGGCCGCGGCAGGTTCAGGCGGCGCATAA
- a CDS encoding YidB family protein: MSLLDTIGSLIGKSPEGGGQQALVSAALEFVNNQPGGLNGLIDRFKEKGLGDVVTSWVSNGDNQPISADALHSVLGSDAVTNLAAKAGVQPDQVTGLLSQILPHVVNAATPEGEVPAEGKLNSTTVLGALGGLSALFNKGSA, encoded by the coding sequence ATGAGCCTACTCGACACTATCGGTTCCCTGATTGGCAAATCGCCTGAAGGCGGCGGCCAGCAAGCCCTGGTTTCAGCCGCCCTCGAATTCGTCAACAACCAGCCCGGCGGGCTGAATGGCCTGATCGACCGTTTCAAGGAAAAGGGCCTCGGCGACGTCGTGACGTCGTGGGTCAGCAACGGCGACAACCAGCCGATCTCGGCCGACGCGCTGCACAGCGTGCTCGGTTCGGACGCCGTCACGAACCTCGCGGCCAAGGCCGGCGTGCAGCCGGACCAGGTCACGGGCCTGCTGTCGCAGATTCTGCCGCACGTCGTCAATGCCGCCACGCCGGAAGGCGAAGTGCCCGCCGAAGGCAAGCTCAATTCGACGACCGTGCTCGGCGCGCTGGGTGGCCTGTCGGCGTTGTTCAACAAGGGCAGCGCCTGA